From Taeniopygia guttata chromosome 3, bTaeGut7.mat, whole genome shotgun sequence:
GATTGAAACAAGCTGTCTGTACCCCTTGTAAAtctgttctttccctttcctcacagTCAATGACTCTTGACTGACAGGGATAAGCCGTAGTCTCTGactgctttcttctgtttgaCTTGAGGTGCAAACGTTGACATCTCGCCGGGCAGCCTGCAAAGACTTCCAGCAAATGAGTGGCAATGAAGAGCCCCAGGCCTGGCATGAGGTACAGGAACCGTCCCCACCAAAGTTACTACAAGTTGAGCATGACCTGAAGATGGTGCAGGAAAAGTGGACACATTTGAACAAGGAGCTGCAAATGTGTCTGAAGCCCTTGGAGTGGGAAAGGAATCCTTGAGAGGAAGCAGAATGGTCATTGTGGCAGTGAtccttcagaaaatccatgaaaatgGAATATGAATCTGGCCATGAACTTGAGTAGAACTAACCTTTGGTTTTGACCCATCCAGTTTGAGAAGTggacatcagaaaaaaacccatttaagAGCCCTGCATGTGGCTGACAGAACTTTACCAagggcttgcatttgaaatggaATTTCAGGCTCATCTCTGCCAGGCACCTTTCTGACAAACTCATTTCTTGTTCCAGATCCACAAGGGCTTTGTcaaacctgctgcagcagcagcattgtcTAAAGGAGCCTTTGCTCCCCAACCTGGGAAGTGGAGCCGGGGCAGTTTGCCCATCTCCAGCGCTGCTCAGCACCAGGAGATCAAGGATGACTCCCTGGAGCAACTGAGTACGTCTGCTGTATTTCTTCTCTGAGGGACAGTGTATTGTGTGCATGTTTCAGCATAGCTGTACCAAATGTTTTTCCTGAGATTGATGTCCCAGGGACATTTAGAGACATTTCCCCATGGGAACTGCTGTAGAAAATCAGTCTGTGTGCTGGccacctgtgctgcagagctgtcgGCCTGCTTGCTGTTGTTACCCAGGCAACCACAAAGAGTTCAAAGCTtcaggctctggggctgcctttTGCATCTTCTGGAAGCTGGGATCTTTGCTTTAAAGTGAGCatcttgcattttgtttccctCAGGGAAAATAGTGAACATGGAAAACCCCGTGGGGAAATATTCTGAACTGGAATATATTGGCAGCGGGTGAGTCCAACCACAGTTTACTTCTCCATAACCATGGGCCAGGTGTTTTTCTGGTGGAATATCTATGCAGTGTGAAGTGAGGCCAGCTGCAAACAGACATCTATTGCCATGTTCAGACACTGGGGATAGATTGTCCCAtctctcagtgctgctcagaattTGTGAGTGTGCCCTGAAAGTATTGTCAGAGACATCTTCATGCTGCCAAGGTCTCTTGCCTGCAGCAAGGAACAGGACCTGGAAGATCTCCATGTCTCTCAAGTatgggacagctctgtgttaaTTTCCTTAGCATTTTTCTATCTCTCCAAATCATACAGCCACACTAATAAAAGGGGAAGAAACTTGCTTGCCTGAAAGTGCAACCTACTCCCTGATAGCTGTCAGATAACAGTTCtcaggaacatttctttccaaGAGTTTGCTGAAGGAAATTCTCCATGGTCAGGATGAAAACTATGAAAACTGCGCAATTTAGAACATGAAACCTGAGATGAAAGAAGGAGCTCTCTTTAGGAGCTGAGGCAGTAGATGGCAGCACTTCAGGGACAGACCCAGTGCCCATGCACTTGAGAGGAAAATGCATCATCTGCCTTCTGGCAGAGCCCGCCTTCATCCTGCAGGTCTTAGGCATTtgcagcagagatctcctgtgtGGGCTGGCTTTCACTGCAAGAGCTAAATGGCTTctcatttttttgctgcttttttgtttctagGACTTTTGGATTTGTGGTTAGAGCAATCAACAAAGCCTCAGGAGCAGAGGTAAATGTCAACAGCCCCCGCAATCTCTGCTGCACTCAAGGGCTTTCCCCTctggtgtgagcagctgtggccagagcttTGGGTCGAGCTGTGCTGAAGaggcaaaagaaacacagactgGTACCAGCCTGCAAAAGACATTGCGGACAGTCTTTGACCTTCTCAGCTGCCACAAAGAAGGCACAGAGGGCAGCAGTTCATTTCAGAGAAGGATGTGCTCACTCGCTCTCAATTGCTAAAACAAAGGTGGTGCCTTAGagcatctcactgctctttggggCGACAGCTTCAGAGTCCTGAATTCTCACTTCTGGTTGCCAGCAAATGCATCTGAAAGTTACCAGTAGTTCCTCagacacctgcagtgctgcacttgggAACTGCACATAGGGAGAGATCTGCAAGGCGTCCCTAGAAACCCTAAGCCCTGCCCCTAGCCCGGGATGTAGCCACAGAGTATTAAGGCATGGATTACTTCTGAATCCcatacaaagcagcagggagtgggctCAGAGGTTTGTGGGTGAGACACCACTGTTACCAAGTGGACACAGCAAAACCTCAGTGGCCACGTGTCCTGTAACTGGCACCCATGGGAGCGGAGCAATGGGCTATTGCAATGTCAGTTCCTAATTACTGCAATGCCTAATCAGAATGCAGTTTGGCACAGCTTGGCTGTGTCATTGCAAAATCACTCGCTCCATGTGCCTTGTGGTCTCGTGCCACCAACTTCTCAAGTTACTGATTTTCAATGTCAttttaggtggccataaagaaaataaatctccaaGGACCGAGGAAGAAGGAACTAAAAGCCTATGAACTCATGACTGTGAAGATAAATAAGAATCCCAACGTGGTCAACTATTTAGGCAGGTGAGTTgttgtaaatatttgtttacaTATTGCAAACATGCAAGATTGTTCACTGGCACAAAACAGAGCTGTAATTATTGGTTAATTATTACTGCTCTGCTCATCTCCAGTGGATGGGAAGAGAGTGCATCTTGTCTGCAGGAGTATTCCCTGGCACACatagtttgaaaattattcaaaaaccTGCATCAGTCATATCTAATTAAATTAATAGCCTGTAAGTTCACAGCCACCACATTATTTTGGGACTTGACTTTTTTCAACAGTCCTCTTACGTCTGGGTAAACTAACATGGATTTTCCTTGGATTATGTCCCctcttttccattgctttgcATGCCAGGAAGATTATTTCCAGAAACACGCAGTGTGACAAGTTTTTTATCTGTTCCTAAACTGCAGTTTTTACTTGCTGGCTATTTAAGACATCTCCTTTTCCAAAGCTGTGCCTTTCTTCTTGAGACAGGTTTCAaacaatgcacagcctagagGGAAtgtctgttccttttcttctgtccttgTCACACAGGGACTTGGAAATAAGaaccaagaaaataaactaacCATGCATGTTTACCTCCATGctcttgtttccttctttcagctaCCTTGTGGATAATCAATTCTGGCTGGTTATGGAGTTCATGGATGGAGGCACTCTGAGCGATGTCATCAGCAAGACCTACCTGTCTGAAGACCAGATAGCAGCCATCAGTCGAGAGGTCAGCAAGCCCACCTGTGCTTCCGAGGGCTTGGGCAGGATTGTCTGGGAAACAGAGGCTCAGAACAGGAGAGGTTTCATGTataaactttgttttccttgtgctgGTATGCTATGGGCAAGTAAAAGCATATCAAGGGAACTGCCTGCCAGTGCTCCTGCACTCAGTGTACTCAGTTCTTGTACTCTTATCTCCTGCTGTTGTAGTCTCACTCTGCCTCctgtatttgtatttgctcTTCTCCACCTTGCCTCCCTAAACTTGTATCTTGAGCCTGTCTGCACTGCATTCCTTGCCTGTAAAAGCAAAGGTGCTGGTGGCAGGATTTGAAATGATCAgctgagaaaaaacagagaCTCATTTCTCACAGTCCTCAACTAAAAAGGACAGTAGTGCAGCCAAAATGCTCTTTGCTTCAGGAAGGTGACTGATGTGATACTTCAAGTCTGTGCTGAGGCCAGCAACAAAACTCTCGTCATGCAGCCTCCCACCCAAAAGTGATCCACTTCACAACAAAGAGAgggactttttctttcttggccAAACCCCTCCTTTGCCCTCTGCATGGAGAAAGCAcatccactgcagcagcagtcatcCTGGCTGGTTTGCAGGGGACAGTCTACAACAGCAGGTGCTGTTGCTCTTTCAAAAGCTGACATACCTTTCCTTAGAAAAGTCCTGCTCTGCAAGTGTTGGAGCAGCAACTCTTCCTCTCAATGGCACTGTGTTCTGCCATTACTCGCCATTCCCATGCAGAGGGAATCTTTTAAGAGactctgtttcctttcttgtgTGATGAAATCACTAATTTTTGCCctcctgcttctgttttctctctcagtgcctgcaaggacTGGATTTTCTTCACTGGAACCACGTGATCTACCGAGATGTGAAGAGTGAAAACATCCTTCTCAGAACTGACGGCTCTGTCAAGCTGGGTCAGTATATTCCTGGTCAGGTGCAGCGttcagggatgtggggtgaggggctgctttGAGTGGCTGCCAACTCCCCAGAaatggtgctggtggcagtgcagggccCCACCGCTGTGAGCTGAAGGCACGGTTGCAACGTGCACAGAGGTATAAGGAACCAGGAGAAGTCAAGAGTGGCGTTGGTGTGTTTGTGTCTcttccagagggagggagctACAATCTAAAGCTTCAGGGGAATAAAGGCCACTGCTGTGAGCAGCGTTTaaaaaactgtgatttttttggaagtgGCCAATTCCATACTTCCTTGGCTAAAGCCCCAAGGAAACTGAGTGTGGACAGTTCTTCAGGAGATTCAACAACACATAGACTGAGAGTGGGGAATTCTTTTGCTTGATTTCCTAACTTGACCTGGCTTTCATGGTATGTTTATTTGTCCACAGCTGACTTTGGCCTCTTTGCTCAGCTCACCCCTGAGCAGCGTAGACGGAGCTCAGTGGCCGGCACTTCTGGCTGGATGGCGCCTGAAGTGCTGACAGGTCAACCATatggccccaaagtggacatatGGTCTTTTGGAATCGTGGGCATCGAAATGGTGGAACGAGAAGTTCCTCACAGGAATGAAACTCCTGTTTCGGTAAGGTGCAAATACTCCCTGATCCCACTTGTctttctcacctgtcccatgtCCTGTGTGCCATTGGACAAATCCCATTGCCATCTGCTAGCACCACTTACACCAAGGTCCCCTTCTAAACAtgtccctgcagcacatcaGCATCTGCTGTAAATTCGGTTGCATCAGAAGGGAAGTAGCAGTTCAGAAACCTGGCATTTTGGCCTGCAACCTGCCTGACATTTCTAATTTGCTTTTTGAACTCCGTTGGTGCTCTGTCTCTGAAGGGCAAGAATTTTTCAGTGGAGAGGTTAGACATGTGATAAATATCCTAAGAAATTGACGTTACACCTTCCCAGTTTCAATTTTAtcggaaaagaaaagaaaaagaaaaagaaaaaagacacaaCCACTAAAGCAATGCCCAAGTAGTTTTGTGTAGGAGTGACAGTGGGTAGGATGGTCGGGATGGACGGAGACAAAAGATCTTTGAAGCCAGGTCTTGGAACTTTCGGTTTATTGCAAAGGGCGTGGATGCAgggccctgcttggagctgccagccacagctcagagcaggccCGAAAGAGGAGCCCAAAAGAGAGACCCGAAAGAGTGAGGAAGTTCCTGTTACAAGACAATAAATCTTCTTCTGTGCAGAATGTTCAAATTTTCACTAACCAATCTAGTCCAAGATACAAATACTAGAGTATTTACTACAGCCTATAAGAATCCTTACATTACCATactgtgttacattttaaaccCTAAAAACTACTCTTTGGACCCCTTCTGCCAAGCTAGTAGGGTCTGCTCTGACCCTTGGACCTGTCTGCCAGCAGAGGGTGTTGTTTAATCAAAAGGGGATTACCTTCAGCTGGCCATACcattgttttccagttgttcaGTAACTAAGGCTAGTAACTATCTCAAAGCTTACTTTTCATTTCAATCTCGCTTACAGTTTCCATATTctcaaaatcttttgccaggcataCATATTTGTAAAGGTTTTCCggtttcatcttccccaacagttttgctttctttttctttttttaaccacaGCACATTGATTTTCCTCCACACTGTAGCATCTTTTCCAAGTCCTGTGGGTCTTCAAAACTTTCAGGCTTTCAAATAATCTGTACATTGCTCAGTCATGTGTGTGGGTGGCCTGGATAAGTTGAGGATGTGTTTTTCTCCGACTGCAGTTACACTAAACCCTTGGCTGTTTCTGggtcttttaaaaagttgatGAGCTTGCAGCctggtgcctggggctgggatcCAACGTGGGCGGTTGATGCTGGTGCTGTGTTCCTTTACTATAGGAGCAGGGCCATCTCTGGCTTGCACAGTGCTAAGGGCAGTGAGGACTCCAGCTCCCCACCATGTCCAGTGGCTCAGTTGCAGAGAGACAGGATAAAGCTCCCTTTGTGACCTCTGAGAgtgtgggaaaaggaaagaaagctgcCATAATTATTTATACTCCAGGGGAGTGTGCTTGCTGGTTTGGGCTTGGAAATTTTCCTCTGGGTTGAAGAGGATAATAACAAAGTCTTTTTGGTCACCATCTATttcagtgccaccagcacagagctgttacTATTGTGATGAGCATTTTTCTGGAgaccaggctgcagcctggtgtCACGGAGAGCCTGTCAAAACCTCCCACTTCTTACAGACATATTTTGCGATGGGGACGCCATTAATGCATTGACTTGAGTATACAAATGAGCAGAGGGTGACCATCGGGATGGTGCTTCTTCTTCTGATTTGACCTTGGAAAGGTTTCCTTTTGCCACATAAAGAGGCTGAAACGTGCAgctgagagacagagctgcaggtggctcctgtgtgcctAAGCCGGCATTTTCATCCCAATACATTTGTGCAGGTGTCTTAAAGGGTCTGTGTTGAATATGAGATTCCAAATGTTTGTTTCCTCACCCTGAGGCATACCTGGTGGATTTCCATTCTTGCCTCCCATGCACCTCTGTTTTCTAGAAGAGGACAAGAAGCTCAATGAGTTTTGGTTTATGACCACTGTGCTTAAGGGACcaacaagcactgcagagatgccttTCATGTACTAATCCTTGGAAATAGTAGTGTTAGTGTAGCAGAGTCCATCTTCTGAAAAGCCTGTCAAGGTGGTGTGAATCCTCCAAGAAGGAAAGAAGCTTTGCTGATGTAGCTCCCACTAACTGGGTCAGTCAATGAAATTGACTGCCAAGGCAAGATCAGCGGGATGTTGGAAAAGCCATGGTGTTTTGTTGGTAAAGGAAAGTCATCTTTCCTTTACCATCTCCATCTTATCAGAAAGTGCTCTGCAGGGTGGAGCTTAAACAGTGGGTTCTGGGAGAGCAgttacagatgggaaagaagcaggtggaGCCTCGTGTTTCCTTTTCATGCAGGCTGAACTCCCGATAGCCAGAGGAGAGAGACCACAGCTGCGGAAGCCCAACCGATTCTCGCCTCACCTGTGTGActttctgagctgctgcctgcagacagaCGAAGAGCAGCGCTGGTCTGCCAAGAGGCTCCTGCAGGTAAAATGCCAAGGGGCTGAGGTGAAACAGTGTCTGAGGGATGGGCTCCTCCTCCACCGAGGTCCGAGGCATCAGATgagcccccttcctcctcacctccactcTTGGTGAtgttcaaatgaaaacagtgaggaatcctagactgggctgggctggcagggctctggaaagtcctctggtccaagtgacctgcaatgagcagggacatctttaaagagatcaggttgctcagagtcctgtcccacctgacctggaatgattccagggatgggggcacCTACAAGCTCTtgggacaacctgtgccagagtGGCACCATGCTCCGAGAAAAGAAGGTCTTCCTTAGACCTACTCTGATTAGATCCCCATGTGTTTAAAACTATTTGCCCACACTCTCTTGTAACTGGCCCTGTTAAAAAAGGTGTCCCCCACTTTCTTCAAAGCCACTCTGAAAtcttggaaagcagcaataaagTCTCCCTGGGGCCTGTTCTTCACAAAAGTGAATAACTCCACCTCTCTCCGCATTTCCTGAGAGGACaggtgctctgttttctggctgtttctgttgccctgatttgGTGGGATGTTCAGTTTTATCTAATggtaaaagaactgaagtacagCAATGCAGGGTAAAGAGACATGAAATAGTGGTGGAGGAACCCAAGGCTGCCAGtcctggcagagcagtctggagagatttggctgtgggcaggaggggcttTGAGGGACTCACTGTGAGCCTCTGAGGGGCCCTGGTTTatgccccccaccccacccttagaggtttctggcacacaaacagggacagctgagagggacttgccccagccccatctgctgcctggcatgctcaggcagaggggaactgTCCCAGGCTGACTGCCAGGTTGTGTGGCAGAGAGGGAACTGCAGGACCCATCGCCGCTGGactggccctgctgggaaggaaggtgcCATCCCAcacagcaggggcagggcaTGGAAAGGCAGACACTGCTTTGTGTGCCTGTGGAAGTTAGCATGGTGCCTGTCTTTCCAAGACAGGGACCTCTGGGAGTCATTGGAgcttcctgaaaggaaaaaaccccagggACAGAAAGCACCATTTCTAGAGCACTGGCAGGGCAAAAATCCCAGCAAGATGGAGAAACCAGAATAAATGGATGAGTGGGATTCTGGGCCAGGTTTGCCTGTGATGGCAAGCTCCTGCACATGATGAGTGGGGAGCAGATGGTCCCATTGTTTTACTTTCTGGGTCCTTCTAGGAGCTAGAGGAATCCTGATTGAGTCTGTGAAGCACTGAGCTTGGAATGTCATGGTTCActgttctttgttgtttttttttcctgtggattaGCATCCATTTGTAACAGCAGCCAAGCCAGCATCCACCCTGGCACCACTCATCAACTCAGCGAAGAAGAAGAAGACGAAGAAGACAAGAATCTAACGATGAAGATATTATTACCAAGTTAAAGTAGGATTGTAGAGTAGGACTCTAGATTAGGATTGTTAAGTAGTTTTGTAGTATAGGTTTATGGATAGGATTATAATTAAATAAAGTTTTCAAAGCATCAAGTCATTTGGAAGATTCCCCTCCTTCTGACcccttcagaaaacatttccttctgaATTGCCAGTTGTCTTTTATTGGTGCTGAGACACACTTATGGCTTCTTTGGTATGGTTTGTAAATGGAGAAGGCTCTTCTTCATTCATCCTCTCCAGACTACACTGCCTTTGGCATACGGCCCACCGGCCCCGTTTGGCACATCTGTGGCACTTCCAGTTGAGGCAGAAAGGGCAATGGCATTTGCGGGAAAAACCAAAGGGCGAGTGGGGCAGCCAAAACATCCTGTGCAGATGCAGGCCTTCAGCTGTGACTCGAGAGCATTTGGGTGCCTGCCACTTGGATTTGTATCGCGAAGGGCAATGTCTTTGGCCGGAGGAGAGCCTTGCtcagcagagaaagcagaaagatcaGAGAGGTGCTCTGAAAGGTCTCCTGCGGTGCAGAGCTGTCAGCGAGTGTGAGGTGAGAGTGGGCCCGGCCTTGCCCGGcgtggagctgcagcagagccctggcagagcccggagcagcctgagcctgggcaggggcaggctgcAAGGAGGCCCTTGTagctgcaggaggcacagcccGGCCCTGCGTGCCTCTTGCTGGCAGCGGGCGCATCCTCTGCTCTCAGCGCCCAAGCGCAGCCGGCTGCTCCCGAGGGGAAGCGGAGCctggctcagcattcccactctTGTGCTGGCTGCCCTGCGACTCCTGGCAAaggtcagcagtgtgtgcagcactctgggcaccggggcagggagccgggctgctcggcaggctggagcacagggcagcgtcCTTCAGGCACGGCGCTTGTGCCAGGGGACCATGGGCCAgcgggaggcagggacagcttgtcAGCTcatggctgcaggagccagtgccccacacagctctgggaggcagcgcctgcacttctgcactgagccacagcaaagctgtgacctgcagagtgctttgcagaaatattcagggcCAGCAGGCCGGCCTGCTTCGTGCTCTCTGGCACACAGCAAGAGCTGTGCCACGCTGCAGCtcggagctgctgggagaaagGTGTTAGAAATAAACTCTTAGGTACAATTAAATGGAGACAAAGTCATTAAAGCAAAAGAGAACCGTTTTTCTTAGTAAGGATTCAACTGAGCTGGGTGTACTTCCCTTTTGGTTTGGTGTTCAACCCCCcccattttccagcacacatCAACACCCAAAAAATTAACTGGAACAAATGCAAACCATAACTAACAACAGCTAGCACCAACaactttcattctttttttgtaATGACCTTTTGGCTGAGGCAAAATATTACCTCCTGTCTCTCAGAGGGAATCGGGGATGAGCCTGAGCCTTGTGCTTGACTAGTGATCTGATTTGGAAGGGAGCAGAAGGGTTTCAGCAGGCAATTTGTGCTTCCTTTATTCATTTCTTAAGGAAAGACGCAGTGTGGCTTCAGCCAGCAAAAGCATCTGCCAGTTGCATTGACGAAATGCTTGTgaggaattcccagaaaaagaacATGTTGAAGAAAAGTTTAATCGTAACAAATCCTGCATTCCTTtagctgcaggaggctctgtTGGCACGGAGTCTGTTGAGCCAGTTGAGGGATTCTCTGCTGCGCAGCAGACGCAGAGCATCCATCTTCTCCATCCCGCGAGGGAATAGAGAGCAATTTGCTGACATTTGCGAGCCAAACTCTGGACTCACCATACAGGTGAGTGCAGAAGATTCTTGGAAAGGCTTCTGatgctgaggggctgggctgggctgcaggatgggctgcaggtgggctcaAGTACCAGAGTCACGGATTTCGCCTCTAGCTTTGGACAGGAACTGGAGACTTGGGAATGGGAGTCCTAGGGCATGGGAGTGTTCAAGAAACTGGCAATCCAAATGGATAATCTTGCCTCTACTTTTCTGATAGGTTTGGAAGAGCAGCTTTCTGTCACGccaaaaaaatctgcagaggGCTGCCTAAAGGAACCAAAGGGATTGATCACATCCCTGACATTCCTTTTTTGGAGTTTGTCCCACttattttggtgggttttttttgatcaCTAAACACCATGAGCTCAGTAAGTATTTTGCAACTCAATGCAAATCTGATTCTTGAAACATTTTCCAGGATATGTCTAGAAAGCATTTCAAGAGTTTGTAGCAAatgcagaggaacagaaaccTTTGAAAACTTGATGTTCTGGAATTTGGAAGGTTTTGAATCTCTGTGGTTGTTAACAGTAGTGTAGAAATGCTTACGGTGTGAGCAGCAACCTGCTGGAATTGGGAACTGGTTTCATTTCAAGCCATTGAGACAGGCTTTTTCTTGGGGAGGCGACTTGTCAGAGATCAGGggtgccttagcgctctcttgtCTCCCCTTTTGCCCCAGCTAGCTCCgtgaggggggggggagcgctggcagcttccgtgttttccggcgaaccctcgcgggtatcggccggtgctgcgtgggtttgggagcgaggcgagtcccgaggcaaataaaaggagagagactttttcccccgcgggcgatatctcAGTTTATtacggcttggttgggaaggcaaaaaccgagaaggctgctgcgtgctaagttcgaatttgtccgtgccgcctggcaCATTCGGGGGCAGGGCGGCGCGCTCCAAAGCTGGCCGCAATCCAAGAGAGGCTGCGTGTGGAGCCGCGGCGCTCTGTGTGCAGAGGCGACGGCGGCggtgaggctgcagcagcgATCGCAGGACAGTCCGAGGCGGCCGCGATCGCctggggcagcggcggcggttgcggcagtcaggggccaggcgagagaaagagcaggaatcAGGCGGAAGAAAAAGCCCGCAGCAGCACGCAGGAatcaggcgggagaaaaagcccacggcagcacgcaggaatcaggcgggagaagaggcggcgggtcgggcagcagcagcgatcaggggccaggcgggagaaaaagcaccggggcgtccccaacccgCTCTATAAGTACtggataggggaaacccggggcggccaatgagataacgccatggggggactggggatagtggggtgcaggggtccaatgggagatggacagatggaagggtgccaggtcgtctctcgaccccgccgcatggctgacagatggtctgagagacgtaaacagagtGACTGGGCACTttctcgggaaggcagaccgcggggggaaatgggagaacccgggaggTTGTTACAGATCGCGAGAGggtacatggaatgaccttatacataatagaacatataataacacaattccacaactccctcttctgtttttcaaaagaaaagaacagaaaataacttaaatgggaggttttacagtccttttccccatcgttgaacccaatgtctgctcggttcttctctggctgtctgTGTTGATCggatgtcagctctgatggggcggtgaagactgcgtggtcgatgtgcacggtggaattgatgacctttaaaacttttaatattactaaaactcataataacaacaatgaatgttaacagcaacataagtCAGCATTCTGaggaggggaggtttaaatcaaaagggaaaggtgagtccagggaactgcatggtgaaagggaaggctctgaaagagaaggtgctgaatcaaaaaggaagaggggagactttctccgtctgcggagggctgcatgcttcacctgaggatcctttttcttatcagtctggtgtttggggacatatggccagacaaatttggacgggacccatctcagtcctgagggcgtggacaTGCAAGCatatccccgtccccaggtaactaactcatggggcccttccagctgccaagtctctggatttttgatgatcactggtggtttttccctaaccttgctcagctcgtggttgttaaagtgcctggtgactggtgggttgaggttttcaaaagaacaatttaggaaattcagtgtaaagaggGCACGCGCGAGCCGAACCTGAGGGGACTCcaccttcatagttggtgtttgctgtttcagcatgcgtttgagactctgatgagtccgttccaccactgcttgacctgtcagggaatatgcgatgccagttttgtgctctattccccattgctgcaggaagctgacaaatcccttggatgtgtacccgggggcattatctgtttttatcaatttagggacgcccagcatagcgaagacctgtatcagatgcttttcaatgtctttggccttctcccctgcgtgggcagaagcaaagactgccccagagaaagtgtccacggagacatggacgtacttcatcctcccaaaggaatggatgtgagtaacgtccatctgccatacctcgcaggacttcagacccctagggtttgcccctgagctcaccgatggtaggaggagcgact
This genomic window contains:
- the LOC140683629 gene encoding serine/threonine-protein kinase PAK 3-like; translated protein: MTVKINKNPNVVNYLGSYLVDNQFWLVMEFMDGGTLSDVISKTYLSEDQIAAISRECLQGLDFLHWNHVIYRDVKSENILLRTDGSVKLADFGLFAQLTPEQRRRSSVAGTSGWMAPEVLTGQPYGPKVDIWSFGIVGIEMVEREVPHRNETPVSAELPIARGERPQLRKPNRFSPHLCDFLSCCLQTDEEQRWSAKRLLQHPFVTAAKPASTLAPLINSAKKKKTKKTRI